From Mercenaria mercenaria strain notata unplaced genomic scaffold, MADL_Memer_1 contig_2906, whole genome shotgun sequence:
GACAAAATCGAGTAATGCAGTTGCACCATTTGAATTGAGTATCTTTTATAGAGTGTCCTTTTTcaaattcaataaataatttgaaatgagTTGAATAGAATAATAAAAGGGTCTACGGGGTAATTTTATCATGTAATTCAATTCGTTTGATAAAAAGAGTAGAAAGACACAATGCAATATTCTGTTTATGACATGTAAGCTGTTTAAATTAAACATggaaatttcttctttctttacctgaTATGGTccaaaaatgtgtgtgaaatgtatataatataagctaacatagaagaaacctaagtCAGTTTGACGGCCGTCAAGATGTTATAAGTGTAGCGTAATACTTAAAAACATATGTTGTCTTaatttcactcccacgacgtcaaacatgtgatgatAAACGCTTATTGAAAGACTTGTCGGTCAGTAGTCAAAGCTGTTGCACGAATGCCCGAGGACCAACATGTTTTGAATATTGACcctgcaagccattcaataagtgttgtATTACCTGTATTACCTGACATCAGAAATAATCCCAATAAAATGTAATGTCAACCTATAGACCAGTCAATAGCATATACTATGGATGGCGATTTATAAAAGGTGCAATGTAATGAAACATTACAAGccaaatatacaagaaaaacgTTCATAGAGAAAAGAAATAGGGGTATGTAACTTTTATAATATACGCACATAGCGACGTAGCACGTGAacacataaataaaaatgatttatagaTGAACCCTTATGTTTTGGAACATAGCAtttcctttgtatattcatccttgttctactttccccttcaacttcctccttttttaccccttaccattaccctccccccaccccaccttatctatatttgacataaattcatatgtacatgttagatttttgaagcaacctttctgtaatatttttccattacagcttctttttgttgttggcctactttgcatatgcgtggctctgaggctgtgttttggTGCTCAATGcatccgagaaatctacccttacctattatcttttggatTCTTAAgagaattaaaattttaaacaataatgCACAATTTGTTTACAATTACCAACGAACGAACTTTGTTTTAAGGTAGGAAAATCATGGCAGTCAAAATTAACAATATGAACTGTTGAGTATAAGCTTAGTAAAAGTTTGGTCAGAATATGCCAATATCTGGTTTACTTTACGGTGACTTAAAATTAGTGGTAGACATTCACAAAACtggtaattttacttgtttaaaatgttcaaacagcaactttcattttcattttcgaCAGAAGATTAACAGGTATCGAAATACAATAATTTCCATCCGTACCACAGTGCTTTCACTATTCCTATGATTACATagtatttaacttaaaatatataGATTGACTTGTCCTGTAAATCGAAAGacttctttattatttttattgtttacataCCAGAAACTTTCTGCAGAGGGTCAAATGTTTCCATTTTGGAGCTTAGAATGTAAGATACTATTTCAGTTCATACACCTTCACTTTCTCAGCTTCACCCACATACAGTCTATTTTCTGGACCGGAATAGGTTAAGCTTCTACCATGCACGTCGTCTAAAATAATTTGAACCTTGGTCAAGTCCTTTGTCAACTGATGAATGCCTCCGTAACTTCTTACATAGACAAAGCCCTCATTATCTACTGTTATACCCCGGGGCTCTTTAAGATCCGTGTCCTTGTATGTTGCTGTGACCTTGCCATCCAAGGTCATACTGGTTACACAGTTATTGTTATTGCTTGTTAAGTAAATGGTTTTCTTGCAAGGACTTACAGCTATAGAAGGAAAGAAAGTGTAGTCACATCCTATTGTTTTCAGAACATTTCCATGCATATCGAGTACTTTGATTTCATTGTCATGTAACACACAGAGGTGTTTTGCAATGGTAACAAGATCGCAAGCCCCATTTCTAGTTGTTATCACGTTACCTTTATTAAGCACACCGGACGTTGATACAGTCAGAGTGAGAAGATTATTCTGGACTTCAGGTTGAAGTGATGTAAGTGAAACTACAATTTGATCGCTCTTGACATTTGTGACACTCCAAACATTTTCACTGTCAAAACTCATTTCAGATGCTACTCTGCCATTTCTTGTATCAATTATCTTCACTGCTTTATTGTAATCGTCTGTAACAGCAATATAATGTCTCTGTATCACTGACAACCCTCTTATATATGGTTTTACCTTGTCTTGCAAGAGCTTACATCAGTCTCTGAAACAAGTCTTGCAGTTAACATTCTGCATATTTCAGTTGTATTTTTCATCATTTCCTCTGTCTGTGCGGATTGCACTAGTTTATATCTTTGTATTTTGCTGTCTTCATGTAGCATTTCAAGCTGACCGTCAAGCTTTTCAATTTCCGGTTTCGatcttttcattttcatgtacagTTCACATTTTTGTCCATTTTTCCTGTTTGTCTCGATGgcagttttcattttgtttagttcATCATTCAGGATAACACATCTGTCTGACGCTGTTTTTAATGTAGCCTTGTTATTTTTGTCAATGTCCATtatcttcttgtttattttatcttctAGTTGGTCGAAAAATTTGTTCATCATATCACGCTGCTTTTTTAGCTCTGCTTTTGCCTGCTTTCTCATTTCCTCTGCTTCAGTTTTTCtggaattaattttatttattctttcttttaGCAACGTAAGTTTTTCATCGAAGTATTCAGCAAACTCTTTGAATTCCTCGTTGTTTTCTAGATCTATAACAATGTCCGGTACGTGGTCGACATGTTGGCATTGGCGATGGTTTGTAGTGATGCATGCACTACATCCAAGTGTGTCACATGACCGACAAAAGTATTCTGTAACCTTTGTTGGATGTTTAGAACACTTTTCTACGCACACATCAAGTACACCTGTGCTTGCTACATCAACaggcatatttttcttatcctggAGCACATGGTGTTTGAACGCTTTAAATCTTCCGTGAAGGTTATAACATTGTCCACACAGATATTCTGAACAGTCCACACAGAATCCTTCTGCTTCTATCTGTTTTCCATCACAAACACAGGGCTCACAAAATATATCCTTGATTTCGTCGGATGCGGCTGTcattgatttttttgtaatttcgcGATGTTGCCATATTTATTAAGTAATATTTATAGTCTCAGTGTACTATAAAGTAACTTAATCTGTTTTGTTCATATACAATTAACTCTACAAAATAGCCAAGTTTTACCTTacataatgtttaaaacatgtaaagcGTTTTTTTGTATCAGTCCATGATGTACAAAAAGCcgaaattttttatcaaatattctgGAAGTTTTcgcttttaacaaattttattttactttattcgAACCtgtttatatctttatttcaCTCCCTTGACGATATCGATTTCACGAACAGCTCAAGCGATTAGTTGTCGTTAGATACTTAACAAGATTTTACAAGCAGGTTTGTGcatgtaatatgttttttttattctctTATTATAAACATATGTAACCTGAGACCTTCTTTCTCTGAATTCCAATATTTTAACAAACGCACAATAAACTGTTAACTTAACTTGCAAATGAATGACACCTGAAAATAAAGACCACTTTCAGACTCTTCTTAAACGACCTGAAAATACTGGTTCGACTGTGTTTATTCCATGTAATGAGGATGGCTATGTTAAATACGAAATTTTTAGTAAGTTtgattgatagaaaatgaaagaTGTTTAACATATGCATGTACTAGTATTGTGTGTATTTACGTTAGAGCGAACAAATCGGCCCAGTAGAAAAACCAGTGTTCGTGAGTTCAATCCCccactcctccaactaaaaagTGATCCGGATAAGCGTCCCGTATATGGATGTTTTACACATGCACGCTAAAGAAGCAGTGATGCTTATGGAACTGGACCGTCTTCTTTCCATGCAGTACTTTTACTACAAATTACAAACAATCTTGTAGAGAAGTCGACCGTATGGGTTATCATCGGCGAcagcacgaacgcacgcacgctcGCACGCTCGCACGCTCTCACGCATGGATGCACTCTCGTACGCACGCACGTTTTGTATCTACGCGTCGCTCACAGTCCGAGGATCATTATTGTTTTATGTCGTCTGCATGatgttaaaataaaaaggaaaatatatagtTAATGATCGTATTTTAACTGTCTGTAGTGCATTTGTGAAATTTCTCACACATATAGAGATGTATGTGgtagacattattttgaaatatcagcaaaatgaaacaaaatactaTCATGTTAGAAATTTATCGACTAAATCCtgattttaaaacaatgtaattACACATTAATGACTCGAATTTTCAAAGATGACAATTTCAATTTAAGATAggaaaatcaaggaaaaactaaattgacttttattttttaatatatcgGGATCAAATTTATATTTGGTTTTATATATGAGACATAAATTATATCGGTTAAAATATCCTAATAAACGCACTGGCCATAAGTTTTGCAAGAGCAGTGGTTCCAACGCCGCCGCGGTGGAGTATTTTATCGCAGAAACGGTTGATACATATGACCGGATGAATGTATTTCCGCGGTTATTGGTAACTTTCCTAATGAGTTCATCTTATTTTTTCACATTTGGCAAGAAACAACAAGTTAGACAGGAGCTCAAATACGTACTCTTTCAGAAACAAACACTAGTTCAGTGCAATTCTGCATTCTTTGCCATTAACGTAAACACTTTTGTACAGTTTGATAAAGGACTGCTGATTTTGTAGAATTTCGATTAAAATGGTAGCCatttgtacaaaacgaccccgaTTACGTTTGCATCATAGAGGACTGATAATACCAAAACGAAAGTGACTAcgcagtgttacatgtgaagtagttcaaaatatagttccatgttgttgataaAATAGAGCAGAAACAAGTGAAATATAATGTGACAGTTACATTTTTGGCTTTGTTTAGATGCTGATTATGTTGGAAAAAGATCTAAACAACTGCCATCGTAAATttccatgttttagtatatttcatTGAgtaaatgtctacctacgcgaaTTTGCTCGACAATCATTTTCATGGGAGAAATTTCAGACGGTGTTATTTTTCTAAACAaactatttttcttatatgtaacataacatctcaatattattattttttttttgtaaatagaaatgttATACTTAGTGgttatatatggttttcataccgttgaaatgctctaaagtactgaaaatggtgtctgaaaatttaattgtttatatgaaataaagaaggatgTAAATTGGTATAGTGTAacagcgtaagtatgacactaTCATACAACAATCATTTCCTGGTAATTGGTGAATTTTCAATTCAGGTAGATAAAATAATCGACCGAAAGAGGTTCCAACGCATTTGGCGGTggatacaattgcaacgcattacggtgtgtCTGATTCCTTTTATGTCCGTCATGGATAATAATCTTAACTAAACTGCATTTTCCCGGGATTTTGCGTTGTTACGACCatttcataactctgacaccagaCAGCCATAATAATTCAACGTTTAGAAGTAGTATAAGTTATTACATTGCTCCTTTTATAAGTCACCGATACatgcttacttacttacttacttacttaatccTCTTCACTCCAATCGGAGCATCGGGCCTTCACCACAGCTCTCCATCTAGTTCGGTCCGTGGCCCGGGCTTTGGGCTCTCCCCGTGACATTTTCGTCCTGCGCCAAGAATTTATGGGCCTTCCTCTTGTCCTTGTGCCTTGAGAATTCCATCGCTATGTTGGACTGGGCTCTTCGCAGCGTGTGTCCGATCCATCGCCATTTCTTCTGCAGTATGGAGTCAGTGACCGGTTGCTGTTGTGTTCTTGCCCAGAGTTCTTGTTGGAGATTTTCTCTGGCCACCGTATCTGCAAGATATGTCTCAAACAGTTGTTGATGAATACTTGCAGACTCTGGTCCAGGCGTTTGGTCCTTCTCTAGGTTTCAGCGCTGTAAAGGAGGCCTTGATGTCTTTCTCTATACCCCCTGTCTTGCTGACGATGTTGCCCAGATATGTGAAGGTGTCAATATCTTCAATGGCTTGTCCTTCTATGTGGATACCTTGCATGCTGCCTGGGTTGATCTTGAGGAATTTAGTTTTGTTGACGTCTAGCCCTGTTGATCTGGCTACTTCCTGCAGTTATTCAGTTTTCTGCTGTGTATGGGCGCAAGTATGGGACTGGAGACCAATGTTATCGGCATAGTCGAGGTCTCCAAGGTGTCTTTGTAGGGTCCACTGTAACCCTCTTGGTCTATCCAGTGTCTTCTTTACTACCCAGTCGATAACTATTAAGAAGAGTTGGAAGGGTTCAGAGAGGTCCAAGTCGTGGATGCCCTGGTAGAGGTTGTTGTTGTAGAGGCTCCGAATTATGTTTACCATCTTGCTTCGGATGCCGTAGTGTATCAGTATCTTCCATATTGTGTCGCTGTCCACTGTGTCGAACGCCTTTTTCAAGTCAATGAAGTTGACATATAGCGGACAGTTCCATTCGATAGATTGCTCGATAATAATACGGAGCGTAGCAATCTGGTCTGCGCATGATCTTCCTGCTCTGAATCTTGCTTGCTCTTCTCTGAGGAGTCTGTTAACTTCGGTTTTGATCCTCACCAATATAATTCTTGCTAGCACCTTGCTTGGCATGGATAGACGCTGGATGCATCGCCGGTTGAAACGGTCACTCATGTTGCCTTTCTTCGGTAGCTTAACGAGGTACCCTGTCTGTCACTCTACAAGAACCTCTTCTGTGTCCCAAATGTGCTGAATGAAGTCAAGCTTGATGTCGTCTGCGGTTACGTCTTCTGCTGCCTTCATCGCTTCTGGTGAGATTTTGTCAGGTCCTGAAGCTTTCCCATTCTTGATCTTATTGATGGACTGTGTAATTTCCTGTTTGGTTATTGGCCGTGTGTCGATTGTCAGGTCTGGTCCCTCTTCTATGGTAGGGGATGGGTGACTTGTATGCAATTCAGGAGTTCATCAAAATGCTCCTTCCACCTTTTCAGCTGGTCTTCTGTCTTGGACAGTATCATTCCATTGCGGTCTTTCACAGGCTTTCAAAGGCTAGTTGGAATTGCTTCGACGCCCTGCTAGTTGGCGGATGATCTACTACAGGGTACTCATATCATTTTGTAGTGCTGCTGTTTCTGCTGTTGCTGCCTAGTGGTGGATCATAGTCCGTTTGTCTTGCCTGCAGCTCTTCTTTACCTCATTTCATAGGGCGCTGTACTCCCTCTGGATTGTCTGTGTCTGTTCCCTGGCCTTTGCTTGGAGAAGCCTCTGTCGAACTTTTCTTTTGGTTTCTATCTTCTGAATGGTACTAATGGTACTACGAGATCCAGGTCTTGTAAGTTGTCCGGAAGCCAATCCTTTCTTCGCAGACTGATGTGAAGATGTTCTTTACTGATCCAATTTCTTCTCAAAGGAGTCATCATTTGTGTCCGTCAGAGCTTCAAATCTGTTTCTCAGGCAAATGGAGAACTCTTGTTTATCTAGAGGAGTTTTCAATTTCGTGATGTCGAAGCGTGAACTCATGGTGTTCCCTTGCTTTCTAACACTTGCGATTCTGAACATATATCCGCTCCCCAGTAAGCTCTGACATAACTGAGGGTCCTTTGCCATCTGCGAGAGATCGCAACATGGTCAATCTGGTTCTTCACTGACTTGTCTTGTGATATCTATGTGACCTTATGAATGTCTTTGTAGGCAAACATGGTGCTACCTATGACAAGGTCATTCAGACCACATAAGTCAGTGAATAACTATCTATTCTCATTGCTGTCTCCCAGTCCTTCTTTCCCCATGATGAGCTCCTTACCCGTATTGCTGCGTTCTACCTTGGCGTTTATTTCTCCCATCACTAATGTGACGTCACACTTTGGGACCTTGTCTAGGACGCTCTAGAGCTGGGCATAGAACTCTTCCTTGGCGACATCATTTGCCTGGTTAGTGAGGGCATAGCACTGTATGATGGTGACTTCCTGGAACTTCGAGTGGAACCTTTGCTCTCATGATCCGATCGTTGATTGGTTCCCATTCAAGAATACTCTTATGGGCGGTTTTGGTAAGTAAGAGTCCGACTCCATTGTGGTAATGGTCTTCTACATTCTGTGGACCAGAAAGCAGTAGAGTGTGACTAAAGGCCAACATAACTCATCCAGCTGTTGTCCATCTAACTTCACCCATGCCCATGTTGTCTGGGCGGAACTTCTTCATTTCCCTGGCTAATTGAGCTACCCTTCCTGATTCGTATAGAGTTCGCACGTTCCAAAATGTTCTTGGGTGAGAGTAGGTTTGTCCGCAGATTTCTCTGCTTCATACGCTCTGATCGATACCGTAAGTCCTGTTGTAGTGTTGCTGTGGTTCTAGTTTCTGTAGCTTGTACTATATGACCGGTCTATTTTCTCCACATGTGGGctaatcaaacatttaaatattaaactGTCACGTCCCTGTAAAATTAATAtctaatgtcatgtaataaaacacttattgaaaggCTTGTCGTTAATTGGCATAACTGTCGCCAATAGTTTTCCTGTTCCtgtttcatttcttgtttttatctttCAATTTTAGTGTGAGAAATGTGAGAACCGCATtgtgaaattatgaaaaattttcccccaaaattcAAGGGGGCGTTAAAAGTTTGGAAGAAACTTAACATGTACCGTTTTACCGAAatatgtttttttagctcacctgagcacgaagtgctcaaggtgagcttttgtgatcgccctgtgtccggcgtccgtcgtcgtccgtcgtcgtcagcaatttgactgttaacaatctagaggtcacaatttaggcgcaatcttaatgaaacttggtcagaatgttaccctcaataaaatcttggatgagttcgatattgggtcatctggagacaaaaactaggtcaccaggtcaaatcaaaggaaaagcttgttaacactctagaggtcacaattttggcccaatcttaatgaaacctggtcagaatgttaccctcaataaaatctgggaagagtttgatattgggtcatttggagtcaaaaactaggtcaccaggtcaaatcaaaggaaaagcttgttaacactctagaggtcacaatttaggcccaatttttatgaaacttggtcagaatgttaccctcaataaaatctgggaatattttgatattggattatttgggatcaaaaactaggtcaccaggtcaaatcaaaggaaaaacttgttaacactcttgaggtcacaatttagaccaaatcttaacgaaacttggtcagaatgttgctcttaataaaatcttgaacgagtttgatattgggttatctgaggtcagaaactaggtcaccaggtcaaatcaaagtaaaagcttgttaacacccagaggtcacatttttggcccaatcttaatgaaacttggtcagaatgttacccttaataaagtcttgcaaaagtttgatattgggtcatctggggtcaatggtcagaatgttaatcttgatgattttaaggtccagtttgaatcttggtcacgtaggatcaaaaactaggtcaccaggtgaaatcaaaggaaaagctaggttacactgtagaggccacatttatgaccatatcttaatgaaattttggcagaatgttaatcgtgataAACTATAGGCCAAGGTCAAATCTAGGTAaggttggatcaaaaactaggtcactaggtcaaatcaaaggaaaagctttttgacactgtagaggccacatttataaatgtatcttcatggaacttagtcaggatgttaatcttgataatatttaggtcaagttcgaatctgggtcatgtcggatcaaaaactaggtcactgggtcaaatcaaaggaaaagcttgttaacactctagaggccacatttatgaccatatcttaatgaaactaaatcagaatgttaatcttgatgatctttaagtcaataggtcagatgagcgatacagggccttcatggccccttctttttattatttactgGAAACGGCATCAGATCATCATATGCTTTATATGCGTAGATAATGTTGACGTATTGTCCTCTGTAGTCGTATTATTGTATTTAGTCCGTTATCGTCTTCCGTAGTCTGGTTGTTGTATTTAGTCAGGTTTAGACATT
This genomic window contains:
- the LOC128552560 gene encoding E3 ubiquitin-protein ligase TRIM33-like, with protein sequence MTAASDEIKDIFCEPCVCDGKQIEAEGFCVDCSEYLCGQCYNLHGRFKAFKHHVLQDKKNMPVDVASTGVLDVCVEKCSKHPTKVTEYFCRSCDTLGCSACITTNHRQCQHVDHVPDIVIDLENNEEFKEFAEYFDEKLTLLKERINKINSRKTEAEEMRKQAKAELKKQRDMMNKFFDQLEDKINKKIMDIDKNNKATLKTASDRCVILNDELNKMKTAIETNRKNGQKCELYMKMKRSKPEIEKLDGQLEMLHEDSKIQRYKLVQSAQTEEMMKNTTEICRMLTARLVSETDVSSCKTR